From Aquisalimonas asiatica, the proteins below share one genomic window:
- a CDS encoding TonB-dependent receptor family protein, with protein sequence MILLRRSHAIAGVTALGLAAAAGAATADDGNRSPTLLDRISITGDPDRIQDVPGSAQQLDRDELDRHSYSDPHRILRAIPGVNIAEEEGYGQFPHISMRGTPPERNNRVTVMEDGVLVAPAPYSAPAAYYFPPMARMDRVEVQKGSSAIRHGPYTTGGALNMLSTPIPDDTSGKADVLFGSNNGRRVHANVGGTEDLPEGAGQFGWLIEGFTEQSDGFKNLDNPASGPNQPDPNTGLDRRNIMTKLRWNTDPAAAIYQEVEFKYARDDRTVNDTYLGLTESDYRDDPYRRYHGSQKDEINTENELFQLRHYINPTPNTDLTTTIYRTDTVRNWYKLHEVAPEGADFDDSDSFTGITDILDNPGGFASEFAWIQGNDNDARGAVRANNREYYAQGIDFTGGYWFDLGGWDHELEVGLRFHEDEEDRFQWQDQYEMGPEGDMYQVERGTPGETTNRLTEADAIATYVQNTMRQGPWQIQTGLRYEDIEIRRRDWDDPERSGANQDRDTTANYRVWIPGIGATYAIDANWSVLAGVHRGFAPGGTDEDAREERSTNYEAGFRYSSANTRAEVIGFFNDYSNINIECTAVGGGCGQADIGDNVSAGEVEIYGLEALVIHDLGRSQGWDYAVPLSLGYTLTQSRFAQSIGESAPNQWANAEKGDSLPEIPEHQINASAGIGQEDWRVTLNANYVTSVNARADPQFSGQEIDSRLLMDVSGEYRVHPNARLFAAVENLTDKEYIAHYRPAGVRPGKSREVWAGVKMEF encoded by the coding sequence ATGATCTTGCTCCGACGCAGCCACGCCATCGCCGGTGTCACCGCTCTTGGCCTGGCCGCCGCAGCCGGTGCCGCCACCGCCGACGACGGTAACCGCTCCCCCACCCTGCTCGACCGCATCAGCATCACCGGCGACCCGGACCGGATTCAGGATGTCCCCGGCTCCGCCCAGCAACTCGACCGCGACGAACTGGACCGTCACAGCTACAGCGACCCGCACCGTATTCTCCGGGCCATCCCCGGGGTCAACATTGCCGAGGAAGAAGGCTACGGCCAGTTCCCGCACATCAGCATGCGCGGCACTCCACCCGAGCGGAACAACCGTGTCACGGTCATGGAAGACGGCGTCCTCGTCGCCCCGGCGCCCTACTCCGCGCCGGCCGCCTACTACTTCCCGCCCATGGCACGGATGGACCGAGTGGAAGTACAGAAAGGCTCCAGTGCCATCCGCCACGGGCCCTACACCACAGGCGGCGCGCTGAACATGCTCTCCACCCCCATCCCCGACGACACCAGCGGCAAGGCGGATGTGCTGTTCGGCTCCAACAACGGCCGGCGCGTACACGCCAACGTCGGCGGAACGGAGGACCTTCCCGAGGGCGCGGGGCAGTTCGGCTGGCTGATCGAGGGGTTCACGGAGCAGTCCGACGGCTTCAAGAATCTGGACAACCCCGCGTCGGGGCCGAACCAGCCGGACCCGAACACCGGCCTGGACCGGCGCAACATCATGACCAAGCTGCGCTGGAACACCGACCCGGCGGCGGCCATCTACCAGGAAGTGGAGTTCAAGTACGCCCGGGACGACCGCACGGTAAACGATACCTATCTGGGCCTGACGGAGAGCGACTATCGGGATGACCCGTACCGGCGCTACCACGGCTCGCAGAAGGACGAGATCAACACCGAGAACGAACTGTTCCAGCTGCGGCACTACATCAACCCGACGCCGAACACCGATCTGACTACCACGATCTACCGCACGGACACGGTGAGGAACTGGTACAAGCTGCATGAAGTGGCACCAGAGGGGGCAGACTTTGATGATTCGGACTCATTCACCGGCATAACGGACATTCTCGACAATCCTGGTGGCTTCGCCAGTGAATTCGCCTGGATTCAGGGTAACGATAACGATGCCCGTGGCGCCGTCCGCGCCAACAACCGCGAGTACTACGCCCAGGGCATCGACTTCACCGGTGGCTACTGGTTCGATCTCGGTGGCTGGGACCACGAACTGGAGGTGGGCCTCCGTTTCCATGAAGACGAAGAAGACCGCTTCCAGTGGCAGGACCAGTACGAAATGGGCCCTGAAGGCGACATGTACCAGGTGGAACGCGGTACTCCCGGCGAAACCACCAACCGCCTGACCGAAGCCGACGCCATCGCCACCTACGTCCAGAACACCATGCGGCAGGGGCCGTGGCAGATCCAGACCGGCCTGCGATACGAAGACATCGAAATCCGGCGCCGTGACTGGGACGATCCGGAGCGCTCAGGCGCCAACCAGGACCGGGACACGACCGCCAACTATCGGGTCTGGATTCCAGGCATTGGCGCCACGTACGCCATCGACGCCAACTGGAGTGTATTGGCCGGCGTGCACCGCGGTTTTGCCCCTGGTGGCACTGACGAGGATGCCCGGGAAGAACGCAGCACCAACTACGAGGCCGGTTTCCGCTACAGCAGCGCCAACACCCGCGCGGAGGTCATCGGCTTCTTCAACGACTACAGCAACATCAACATCGAATGCACCGCCGTGGGCGGCGGTTGCGGTCAGGCCGACATCGGAGACAACGTCTCCGCCGGGGAAGTGGAGATCTACGGGCTTGAGGCCCTGGTAATCCACGATCTCGGCCGCTCCCAGGGCTGGGATTACGCGGTTCCCCTCAGCCTGGGCTACACCCTGACCCAGAGCCGTTTCGCGCAGTCGATCGGCGAGAGCGCCCCGAACCAGTGGGCCAATGCCGAAAAAGGCGACTCACTGCCGGAAATCCCCGAGCACCAGATCAATGCCAGTGCGGGCATCGGTCAGGAAGACTGGCGCGTCACCCTCAACGCCAACTATGTGACTTCCGTGAATGCCCGGGCCGACCCGCAGTTCAGCGGCCAGGAGATCGACTCCCGACTGCTCATGGACGTCTCCGGTGAGTACCGGGTGCACCCCAACGCACGGCTGTTCGCCGCCGTCGAGAACCTCACGGACAAGGAGTACATCGCGCACTACCGCCCGGCCGGCGTACGGCCCGGGAAATCCCGTGAAGTCTGGGCCGGGGTGAAAATGGAGTTCTGA
- the proV gene encoding glycine betaine/L-proline ABC transporter ATP-binding protein ProV, giving the protein MSEEYKLVVENLYKIFGPKPKEAMHLVKQGWHKDDILAKTGHTVGVQDANFAIRPGEIFVVMGLSGSGKSTLVRMLNRLIEPTSGSVKIDGRDITRMSKNELIQMRRSDMSMVFQSFALMPHKTVIDNAAFGLEASGVPREKRRARSKEALEAVGLGAWLNSYPHELSGGMKQRVGLARALATDPAILLMDEAFSALDPLIRTEMQDELIELQQRDQRTVVFISHDLDEAMRIGDRIAMMEGGRVVQVGTPEEIVSNPADDYVKSFFYGVDVSQVFAAGDIATNKQVTVIQRPGVDVSAALARLREHDREFGIVVDRNRAFQGIVSAEGLNRAKDSGGEDRWSAAFEEGVQSVPRDKPLNEVMGLVADSRWPVPVVDGEGRYVGSISKTALLQTLNKAG; this is encoded by the coding sequence ATGTCTGAAGAGTACAAACTCGTCGTTGAGAATCTCTACAAGATCTTCGGCCCCAAGCCGAAGGAAGCCATGCACCTGGTCAAACAGGGCTGGCACAAGGATGACATCCTCGCGAAGACGGGCCACACGGTCGGTGTGCAGGATGCGAACTTCGCCATCCGGCCCGGCGAGATCTTTGTCGTCATGGGGCTGTCCGGGTCCGGCAAGTCAACGCTGGTGCGCATGCTCAACCGTCTCATCGAGCCGACATCGGGCTCGGTGAAGATCGACGGGCGGGACATCACCCGGATGAGCAAGAACGAGCTCATCCAGATGCGCCGCAGCGACATGAGCATGGTATTCCAGTCGTTTGCGCTCATGCCGCACAAGACGGTCATCGACAACGCCGCTTTCGGCCTGGAAGCATCGGGTGTTCCCCGGGAGAAGCGGCGTGCACGCTCAAAGGAAGCACTGGAAGCCGTCGGGCTCGGTGCCTGGCTCAACAGCTACCCCCACGAGCTCTCCGGCGGCATGAAGCAGCGTGTCGGGCTTGCCCGGGCGCTCGCCACGGACCCGGCCATCCTGCTGATGGACGAAGCGTTCTCGGCACTGGACCCGCTGATCCGCACCGAGATGCAGGACGAGCTCATCGAGCTGCAGCAGCGGGATCAGCGCACGGTGGTGTTCATCTCCCATGATCTGGACGAAGCGATGCGCATCGGCGACCGCATCGCCATGATGGAAGGCGGCCGCGTGGTGCAGGTGGGCACGCCGGAAGAGATCGTCAGCAACCCCGCCGACGACTACGTGAAGTCGTTCTTCTACGGGGTTGATGTCAGTCAGGTTTTTGCTGCCGGCGACATCGCCACCAACAAACAGGTCACCGTGATCCAGCGCCCCGGGGTGGATGTGTCGGCAGCGCTGGCGCGGCTGCGGGAGCATGACCGCGAGTTCGGCATCGTGGTGGATCGTAACCGTGCATTCCAGGGCATTGTCAGCGCCGAGGGCCTGAACCGTGCCAAGGACTCCGGCGGTGAAGACCGCTGGTCCGCGGCGTTTGAGGAGGGGGTGCAATCGGTGCCCCGGGACAAGCCGCTCAACGAAGTGATGGGCCTGGTCGCGGATTCGCGCTGGCCGGTGCCGGTGGTCGATGGTGAGGGCCGTTATGTCGGCTCCATCTCCAAGACCGCGCTGCTGCAGACGCTCAACAAGGCGGGGTAA
- a CDS encoding ABC transporter permease, which produces MLDEIEIPIGRYVESGVDWIRNNMEPALDGFAGVVGFFTNSFANLLLWLPMEIFILLVAIVSFWRVGWKFGIFSVLSLLLIAIMGLWDQTMSTLALVLAASVVALLIGLPIGIAMARNNTVEAIVRPVLDFMQTMPPFVYLIPAAIFFGLGQVPGAIATVVFAMPPAVRLTNLGIRQVSAENVEAGQAFGCTDRQLLFKVQLPLALPNIMAGINQTIMLSLSMVVIASMIGAGGLGNTVLTGIQRLNVGLGFEGGLGVVILAILLDRITQSFAPQYGSARRRGILDFLRRWQDGKQQTA; this is translated from the coding sequence ATTCTGGACGAGATCGAGATTCCGATCGGACGCTACGTGGAATCTGGCGTCGACTGGATTCGCAACAACATGGAACCCGCTCTGGACGGCTTCGCCGGCGTCGTCGGGTTCTTCACCAACAGCTTTGCCAACCTGCTGCTCTGGCTGCCCATGGAGATATTCATTCTCCTGGTGGCGATCGTGTCGTTCTGGCGGGTGGGCTGGAAGTTCGGCATTTTCTCCGTGTTGTCCCTGCTGCTGATCGCCATCATGGGGCTATGGGACCAGACTATGTCCACCCTTGCCCTGGTGCTGGCGGCCAGTGTGGTGGCGTTGTTGATCGGCCTGCCCATCGGCATTGCCATGGCCCGCAACAATACGGTGGAAGCCATCGTGCGGCCGGTGCTGGACTTCATGCAGACCATGCCGCCTTTCGTCTACCTGATCCCCGCGGCGATCTTCTTCGGGCTCGGTCAGGTGCCCGGTGCCATTGCCACCGTGGTGTTCGCCATGCCGCCGGCCGTGCGCCTCACCAATCTGGGTATCCGGCAGGTGAGCGCCGAGAACGTGGAAGCAGGGCAGGCCTTCGGGTGCACCGACCGGCAGCTGCTGTTCAAGGTACAGCTGCCCCTGGCGCTGCCCAACATCATGGCGGGCATCAACCAGACCATCATGCTGTCCCTGTCCATGGTCGTGATCGCGTCCATGATCGGTGCCGGCGGTCTCGGCAACACGGTGCTGACCGGTATCCAGCGGCTGAACGTGGGCCTCGGTTTCGAAGGGGGGCTGGGCGTGGTCATCCTCGCCATCCTGCTGGACCGTATCACCCAGAGTTTTGCGCCGCAGTACGGCAGCGCCCGCCGGCGCGGCATTCTCGACTTCCTCAGGCGCTGGCAGGACGGAAAACAACAGACGGCGTGA
- a CDS encoding glycine betaine ABC transporter substrate-binding protein, producing MVGATTASADNEIQIGWTAWSDAEFVTKLAERILEDEMGYDVDLVQTDIAPQYEGIAGGSIDLMLMSWLPDTHGDYMDRVAGDVVDLGALYTGARLGWVVPDYVPEDELSSLEDLTNDDVRENLGGQITGIDPGAGLTSLSEQAIEDYGLDYELQLSSDAGMTAALERAYGRDEWIVVTGWSPHWKFGAYELRYLEDPEGSLGGPERIHALAREGFPADFEDAAAMITRMYIPIDDLQEYMFYAQENSYEEAVEKYLEENETRVNYWVTGDL from the coding sequence ATGGTGGGAGCGACCACCGCCAGCGCGGACAATGAAATCCAGATCGGCTGGACGGCGTGGTCTGACGCGGAGTTCGTCACCAAGCTCGCAGAGCGCATCCTCGAAGACGAAATGGGCTATGACGTGGACCTGGTGCAGACCGACATCGCACCCCAGTACGAGGGGATTGCGGGCGGCAGCATCGACCTGATGCTGATGTCGTGGCTCCCGGACACGCACGGCGACTACATGGACCGCGTCGCAGGCGATGTGGTTGACCTGGGTGCCCTGTACACCGGTGCACGCCTCGGCTGGGTGGTTCCGGACTACGTTCCCGAAGATGAACTGAGCTCCCTTGAGGACCTCACCAATGACGATGTCCGGGAGAACCTGGGCGGCCAGATTACCGGCATTGATCCGGGCGCCGGCCTGACCAGCCTCTCCGAGCAGGCCATTGAGGATTACGGCCTGGACTACGAGCTCCAGCTCTCCAGTGATGCCGGCATGACCGCCGCACTGGAACGCGCCTACGGGCGTGACGAGTGGATCGTCGTCACCGGCTGGAGCCCGCACTGGAAGTTCGGTGCCTACGAGCTGCGCTACCTGGAGGATCCGGAAGGCAGCCTCGGCGGGCCGGAGCGGATCCACGCCCTGGCGCGGGAAGGCTTCCCGGCGGACTTCGAGGACGCCGCTGCCATGATCACGCGGATGTACATCCCCATCGATGATCTCCAGGAGTACATGTTCTACGCCCAGGAAAACTCCTATGAAGAGGCCGTGGAGAAGTACCTGGAAGAGAACGAGACCCGTGTGAACTACTGGGTAACCGGCGACCTCTAA